The Acinonyx jubatus isolate Ajub_Pintada_27869175 chromosome F2, VMU_Ajub_asm_v1.0, whole genome shotgun sequence DNA window ATGGTTCCTTTTTGAATTCAAAAGCATCACATAgcaagtaaaatttttaaaaattaaatttagttacAAACtagttgtttcttattttttttttccagtccctttttgctttcttttacgACCACATGAAACTTGAGAAGCCACCTAAAGCTAAATCATTTAGTGGAGTTGGGCAGTTCCCAAGTGTCCAACAAGAAGGCCTGCTTTAGGCTGCGATGGCCACTGTCATTCCTGGTGATTTGTCAGAAGTAAGAGATACCCAGAAAGTCCCTTCAGGGAAACGTAAGCGTGGTGAAACCAAACCAAGAAAAAACTTCCCTTGCCAACTGTGTGACAAGGCCTTTAACAGTGTTGAGAAATTAAAGGTTCACTCCTACTCTCACACAGGAGAGAGGCCCTACAAGTGCATACAACAAGACTGCACCAAGGCCTTTGTTTCTAAGTACAAATTACAAAGGTATTAAACTCTATTTGTCTTTcagattatattttctattatgttgGCCATTTGAAGCCGTTGTAAACGTATATATCTGTATACACATTCTTTAGCCGCTTTGCAGAGAGGAAATGTTACGTAGATTAGACGTGGGCTAGTTTTAGCGTTCTGAGCCACATACTTTTACGTGTTAGtgtctttggatttttttgtAAATGCAATGCTTAATGAGAGTAGAATTTCCGTGCGTACAAAGAAATTGCCAGAAAAGGGTACGGACGTTTTACGTGAGTATGTTCAGGCTCGCTCATTGGCTTTCGTAGTTGTAGCTAGAGGCCGGCAGAAACTAACGTGGCAACTTAAACGGCTCGAGTCCTGCAGAGCCGAGGGGTAGTGACTGTCCTTGTGGCGCATGCTAAGTTAAGACGCGTCCGTAATCAGGGAGTTTCTGGCGTAGCGTAGTAGCGTAGCTTCCGTTTGAAAAGTGAATCCGTAGCACTTGTGTCGTGGTACTTACAGAATATGTCTGTGTTCAAAGGCACATGGCCACTCATTCTCCTGAGAAAACCCACAAGTGTAATTATTGTGAGAAAATGTTCCACCGGAAAGACCACCTGAAGAACCACCTGCACACGCACGACCCTAACAAAGAGACGTTTAAGTGTGAAGAGTGTGGCAAGAACTACAACACCAAGCTCGGCTTCAAACGTCACCTGGCCCTGCACGCCGCCACCAGCGGTGACCTCACCTGCAAGGTCTGCCTGCAGACGTTCGAAAGCACAGGAGTGTTGCTTGAGCACCTCAAGTCTCACGCGGGCAAGTCGTCCGGCGGGGTCAAGGAGAAGAAGCACCAGTGTGAGCACTGCGACCGCCGCTTCTACACCCGGAAGGACGTCCGGAGACACATGGTGGTGCACACTGGAAGAAAGGACTTCCTCTGTCAGTACTGTGCACAGAGATTTGGGCGGAAGGATCACCTGACTCGCCACATGAAGAAGAGTCACAACCAAGAACTTCTGAAGGTCAAGACGGAACCGGTGGACTTTCTCGATCCATTCACCTGCAACGTTTCCGTGCCTATCAAAGACGAGCTCCTTCCGGTGATGTCCTTACCTTCCAGTGAACTGTTGTCAAAGCCATTCACAAACACTTTGCAGTTAAACCTCTACAACACTCCGTTTCAGTCCATGCAGAGCTCGGGACCCGCCCACCAGATGATCACAACTTTACCTTTGGGAATGACGTGCCCGATAGATATGGACGCTGTCCACCCTTCTCACCACCTTTCTTTCAAATACCCCTTCGGTTCTACCTCATACGCGATTTCGATTCCTGAAAAAGAACAGCCACTAAAGGGGGAAATTGAGAGTTACGTGATGGAGCTGCAAGGCGGCGTGCCCGCCTCATCCCAGGAGTCCCAGGCATCATCATCTAAACTGGGGCTGGATCCTCAGATCGGCTCCCTAGATGATGGCGCAGGGGACCTGTCCCTGTCAAAAAGCTCGATTTCCATCAGCGACCCCCTAAACACACCAGCCTTGGATTTTTCCCAGCTGTTTAATTTCATACCCTTAAACGGCCCTCCCTATAATCCTCTGTCGGTGGGGAGCCTCGGAATGAGCTATTCCCAAGAGGAAGCGCATTCTTCTGTGTCTCAGCTGCCCCCCCAGACCCCGGATCTTCAGGATCCCGCAAACACTATAGGTCTCGGCTCCCTGCACTCACTGTCCGCAGCGTTCACGAGCAGCTTTAGCACGAGCACCACGCTCCCGCGTTTCCATCAGGCTTTCCAGTAGGAGTCCACGACGTGGACCGAAGGCAGAAATCTGTGTGTAGCCCTGCCTTAGGTGACCGTGTGTATTTTAGTGCCTACGTTAAAACAGCATaaacatttctgcttttgtaCAGTACCGATTTTCATTAAGCCAGTATGACATAGAAACAAGCTTTTATAAGCGAGCTTCGGAACCGTTTGCGTTCAGTTCTGTTTACCTGGGTATTTTGTCCACGCTCACTGCCAATTAATTGTCCTGTTTTAAGACGGTTTTTCCTCTAGGGAAGCCATTATTATCAGTAGCGGTAAAGTCTTACGAGTCCCACGTGCAAATTACTTTTAGATCTCAAAATGTCCAGTTCTGTCCAATAACCATGGCTCTGCCTTTTGACATTTGGCTCGTTAAAGAGTTTTGCAATAGGatgtaaattttctaaaatgtatgtgaataacctgagagtttttaaatttttactagtCTCTAAATGGATTCGTAAGCAAATGTTTCAAATGAATTAAGAATCCAGTTTGGGGAGATGATAGATGTTTCTTTAGCTATACCATAATTTCAGGTCAGTATATTTTGAAGACTTTGCTATTGTCTGGCTCAGATATTTTGCTGTCTTTATTATGCACACGTAAGGAAAACGAAACCTAAACACAAAGCACCAGTATTTATAGCAGAAAAAGACTCCTGGGAAGGTGACACAGCATTCCATGGTACTCAGTAGTTGGCCTTAAATCAGTACACAGGATATTTTTTGCCACGTTTCAAAGTTGCTCTCTTTCCGATTGAACAGCGCTAGTCACGTTACGGCATGGGACTCTTCAGAGTCAGTGTGTGGATCGATCTCTGGGCTCCTTAATCCTTTCCGCCTTTCGTGGCCAAAGGGTGGGGTCAAGTGCAGTCAgcagttctattttaaaatgtcgGTCCACAGTTAGCCCAGAATCGAGAGCCGTTGTGGAACACAGGTGTTAGGTGTGTTTATCCCAGAGCG harbors:
- the PLAG1 gene encoding zinc finger protein PLAG1 isoform X1, yielding MATVIPGDLSEVRDTQKVPSGKRKRGETKPRKNFPCQLCDKAFNSVEKLKVHSYSHTGERPYKCIQQDCTKAFVSKYKLQRHMATHSPEKTHKCNYCEKMFHRKDHLKNHLHTHDPNKETFKCEECGKNYNTKLGFKRHLALHAATSGDLTCKVCLQTFESTGVLLEHLKSHAGKSSGGVKEKKHQCEHCDRRFYTRKDVRRHMVVHTGRKDFLCQYCAQRFGRKDHLTRHMKKSHNQELLKVKTEPVDFLDPFTCNVSVPIKDELLPVMSLPSSELLSKPFTNTLQLNLYNTPFQSMQSSGPAHQMITTLPLGMTCPIDMDAVHPSHHLSFKYPFGSTSYAISIPEKEQPLKGEIESYVMELQGGVPASSQESQASSSKLGLDPQIGSLDDGAGDLSLSKSSISISDPLNTPALDFSQLFNFIPLNGPPYNPLSVGSLGMSYSQEEAHSSVSQLPPQTPDLQDPANTIGLGSLHSLSAAFTSSFSTSTTLPRFHQAFQ
- the PLAG1 gene encoding zinc finger protein PLAG1 isoform X2, which encodes MATHSPEKTHKCNYCEKMFHRKDHLKNHLHTHDPNKETFKCEECGKNYNTKLGFKRHLALHAATSGDLTCKVCLQTFESTGVLLEHLKSHAGKSSGGVKEKKHQCEHCDRRFYTRKDVRRHMVVHTGRKDFLCQYCAQRFGRKDHLTRHMKKSHNQELLKVKTEPVDFLDPFTCNVSVPIKDELLPVMSLPSSELLSKPFTNTLQLNLYNTPFQSMQSSGPAHQMITTLPLGMTCPIDMDAVHPSHHLSFKYPFGSTSYAISIPEKEQPLKGEIESYVMELQGGVPASSQESQASSSKLGLDPQIGSLDDGAGDLSLSKSSISISDPLNTPALDFSQLFNFIPLNGPPYNPLSVGSLGMSYSQEEAHSSVSQLPPQTPDLQDPANTIGLGSLHSLSAAFTSSFSTSTTLPRFHQAFQ